A genomic segment from Cyanobium sp. NIES-981 encodes:
- a CDS encoding pyridoxal phosphate-dependent aminotransferase — MPDQGMLATAATSSASHDTSAMATGTSLPIAGAGLVGPGITSPPQPRLGADLLSPRARALHPSLTLGIAARAKQLKGEGRDICSLSAGEPDFDTPAFIRQAAAAALEAGHTRYGPAAGEPALREAIAAKLSQENGIPTRREQVMVTNGGKQALYNLFQVLLGPGDTVLLPAPYWLSYPEIARLAGASVTLLPCEASRGFRLDAAQLERAITPATKLLVLNSPGNPTGIVLARHELEAVAAVLRRHPHVAVVCDEIYEFLLAPGHQHHSLAAVAPDLAGRIFTVNGFAKGWAMTGWRVGWLAGAEPVIAAAAALQSQSTSNVCSFAQYGALAALEGSRDCVRAMADEFSQRRALLSRGLQAMAGVTLPTPEGAFYAFPDVSAYGLDSMALCERLLDAVGLAVVPGVAFGDDRCIRLSCAAAPATIEDGLERLQRFLTAL; from the coding sequence ATGCCGGACCAAGGGATGCTGGCCACTGCCGCAACCAGCAGCGCCAGCCACGACACCAGCGCCATGGCCACCGGGACGAGCCTCCCGATCGCGGGCGCGGGCCTGGTGGGTCCAGGCATCACCAGCCCGCCCCAGCCCCGCCTCGGCGCCGACCTCCTCTCCCCGCGCGCCAGGGCCCTGCACCCCTCCCTGACCCTGGGCATCGCCGCCCGGGCCAAGCAGCTGAAGGGGGAGGGCCGCGACATCTGCAGCCTCAGCGCCGGCGAACCGGATTTCGACACCCCCGCCTTCATCCGCCAGGCCGCCGCGGCGGCCCTGGAGGCGGGGCACACCCGCTACGGACCGGCGGCGGGCGAACCGGCCCTGCGCGAGGCGATCGCCGCCAAGCTGTCGCAGGAGAACGGCATCCCCACCCGCCGTGAGCAGGTGATGGTGACCAACGGGGGCAAGCAGGCCCTCTACAACCTCTTCCAGGTGCTGCTGGGCCCCGGCGACACCGTGCTGCTGCCGGCTCCCTACTGGCTGAGCTACCCCGAGATCGCCCGTCTGGCCGGTGCTTCGGTGACCCTGCTGCCCTGTGAGGCCTCCCGGGGCTTCCGCCTGGATGCCGCCCAGCTGGAGCGGGCGATCACCCCGGCCACCAAGCTGCTGGTGCTGAACAGCCCCGGCAACCCCACCGGCATCGTGCTCGCGCGCCACGAGCTGGAGGCCGTGGCCGCCGTGCTGCGCCGCCATCCCCACGTGGCGGTGGTGTGCGATGAGATCTACGAATTCCTGCTCGCCCCCGGCCACCAGCACCACAGCCTCGCCGCGGTCGCCCCGGACCTGGCTGGCCGGATCTTCACCGTCAACGGCTTCGCCAAGGGCTGGGCGATGACGGGCTGGCGCGTCGGCTGGCTGGCCGGTGCCGAACCGGTGATCGCCGCGGCCGCGGCCCTGCAGAGCCAGTCCACCAGCAACGTCTGCAGCTTTGCCCAGTACGGCGCCCTGGCGGCCCTCGAGGGCTCCCGCGACTGCGTGCGGGCCATGGCCGACGAGTTCAGCCAGCGGCGGGCGCTGCTGAGCCGCGGGCTCCAGGCCATGGCGGGCGTCACCCTGCCGACGCCGGAAGGGGCCTTCTATGCCTTCCCGGACGTGAGCGCCTACGGTCTGGACTCGATGGCCCTGTGCGAGCGGCTGCTCGACGCGGTGGGGCTGGCGGTGGTGCCCGGTGTGGCCTTCGGCGACGACCGCTGCATCCGCCTCTCCTGCGCCGCTGCACCGGCCACGATCGAGGACGGCCTCGAGCGGCTGCAGCGCTTCCTCACCGCGCTCTGA
- a CDS encoding uracil-DNA glycosylase family protein translates to MPQPFTTGESGQPDLFGTLAPTPGPASGWAAPAPDPDLDLEGVAAACALCRRCGLAATRQQVVVSRGNPDARLMVIGEGPGAQEDASGQPFVGRAGQLLDQMLASVGIDSNRDAYICNVVKCRPPENRKPTPAEMAACRPWLDRQIQLNDPAVILLAGATAMEGVLGVKGGITRLRGQWRQGSGPVLDGRWLMPIFHPSYLLRNPSRQSGSPKWLTWQDLQDVRRRLDQDGARRSGGGL, encoded by the coding sequence ATGCCGCAGCCGTTCACCACCGGCGAGTCCGGCCAGCCCGATCTGTTCGGCACTCTGGCGCCCACCCCGGGCCCTGCTTCGGGATGGGCAGCGCCTGCGCCCGACCCGGATCTGGACCTGGAGGGGGTCGCGGCGGCCTGTGCCCTCTGCCGGCGCTGCGGCCTGGCGGCGACCCGGCAGCAGGTGGTGGTGAGCCGCGGCAACCCCGACGCCCGCCTGATGGTGATCGGCGAGGGGCCGGGGGCCCAGGAGGATGCCAGTGGCCAGCCCTTCGTGGGGCGGGCCGGCCAGCTGCTGGATCAGATGCTGGCCAGCGTGGGGATCGACTCCAACCGCGATGCCTACATCTGCAACGTGGTGAAGTGCCGTCCGCCGGAGAACCGCAAGCCCACCCCGGCGGAGATGGCGGCCTGCCGCCCCTGGCTCGACCGCCAGATCCAGCTGAATGATCCCGCCGTGATCCTGCTGGCGGGCGCCACGGCGATGGAGGGGGTGCTGGGCGTGAAGGGCGGCATCACCCGCCTGCGCGGCCAGTGGCGCCAGGGCAGCGGGCCGGTGCTGGACGGGCGCTGGCTGATGCCGATCTTTCATCCCTCCTATCTGCTGCGCAATCCCTCGCGCCAGTCCGGCAGCCCCAAGTGGCTCACCTGGCAGGACCTCCAGGACGTGCGGCGCCGGCTGGATCAGGACGGGGCCCGCCGATCCGGCGGCGGTTTGTGA
- the ispG gene encoding (E)-4-hydroxy-3-methylbut-2-enyl-diphosphate synthase codes for MTGTLARPDSAASSPAGLPADWASNPRYDTVIRRRKTRSVRVGDVWVGSDHPVVVQSMINEDTLDVEGATAGIRRLHEAGCEIVRLTVPSLAHAKAVGEIRRRLEDSYRPVPLVADVHHNGMKIALEVAQHVDKVRINPGLYVFDKPDPNRTEFTPEEVAAIGERIQTTLEPLVSLLKEQDKGLRIGVNHGSLAERMLFTYGDTPLGMVESAMEFIHICDRLDFHNIVVSMKASRAPVMLAAYRMMADRMDAEGFHYPLHLGVTEAGDGDYGRIKSTAGIATLLAEGLGDTIRVSLTEAPEKEIPVCYSILQALGLRKTMVEYVACPSCGRTLFNLEEVLQKVRTATAHLTGLDIAVMGCIVNGPGEMADADYGYVGKTPGTISLYRGREEIRRVPEAEGVEALIALIREDGRWVDP; via the coding sequence ATGACCGGTACTCTGGCCCGCCCCGACTCCGCCGCCAGCTCTCCAGCGGGGCTGCCCGCCGACTGGGCCAGCAACCCCCGCTACGACACGGTGATCCGCCGTCGCAAGACCCGCAGCGTGCGGGTAGGGGACGTGTGGGTGGGCAGCGACCACCCGGTGGTGGTGCAGTCGATGATCAACGAGGACACCCTCGACGTGGAGGGGGCCACGGCCGGCATCCGCCGCCTGCACGAGGCCGGCTGCGAGATCGTGCGTCTCACGGTGCCCAGCCTCGCCCATGCCAAGGCGGTGGGGGAGATCCGCAGGCGCCTGGAGGACAGCTACCGGCCGGTGCCCTTGGTGGCTGACGTGCACCACAACGGCATGAAGATCGCCCTCGAGGTGGCACAGCACGTCGACAAGGTGCGCATCAACCCGGGCCTCTATGTGTTCGACAAGCCCGATCCGAACCGCACCGAATTCACCCCCGAGGAGGTGGCGGCGATCGGCGAGCGCATCCAGACCACCCTCGAGCCCCTGGTGAGCCTGCTGAAGGAGCAGGACAAGGGCCTGCGCATCGGCGTCAACCACGGCTCTCTGGCGGAGCGGATGCTGTTCACCTATGGCGACACCCCCCTGGGGATGGTGGAGAGCGCCATGGAGTTCATCCACATCTGCGACCGCCTCGATTTCCACAACATCGTGGTGTCGATGAAGGCCTCCAGAGCTCCGGTGATGCTGGCCGCCTATCGGATGATGGCCGACCGCATGGATGCCGAAGGCTTCCATTACCCCCTGCATCTGGGGGTGACCGAGGCGGGCGATGGCGACTACGGCCGCATCAAGAGCACGGCCGGTATCGCCACCCTGCTGGCCGAGGGCCTCGGCGACACGATCCGGGTGTCGCTCACCGAGGCACCGGAGAAGGAGATCCCTGTCTGCTACTCGATCCTGCAGGCCCTGGGGCTGCGCAAGACGATGGTGGAGTATGTGGCCTGCCCCAGCTGCGGCCGCACCCTGTTCAACCTGGAGGAGGTGCTGCAGAAGGTGCGGACCGCCACCGCCCACCTCACGGGTCTGGACATCGCCGTGATGGGCTGCATCGTGAACGGCCCCGGCGAGATGGCCGACGCCGACTACGGCTACGTGGGCAAGACCCCCGGCACCATCTCCCTCTACCGCGGCCGCGAGGAGATCCGCCGTGTTCCGGAGGCCGAGGGGGTGGAGGCCCTCATCGCCCTGATCCGGGAGGACGGCCGCTGGGTGGATCCCTGA